The following is a genomic window from Bacteroidia bacterium.
CCCGGGAAATATTAACACATTTCAAGGAGGCTGCCGACGGCAGCCTTTTTGTTTTGGTAATTCCATTTTTTCAGGCAAAATTGCCATAGTGTTAATGACAAATTCATTTATGAAAAGATTATTCTGGTTAATAGCAGGCATTTTGGTGATTCAGTCTACAGGTTTTGCTCAAAAAGCACCTAAACTGGTGACCCGCGCCGACAGTATTTCCTACGCTTTGGGTATGGATATTGGAAAAAACCTGGGGCAGCTTGATCTGGATATCAGTCCGGAAATGCTGTATCAGGGGTTGAGTGATGTATATAAAGATGTGGAGTCTCCGATTTCTGCCGAAGGACTTCAATCCTGTCTTATGGCTTTCCAGCAGGAAGCGCAGGCTTCACAGCAAAGGAAGTTTATGGAAAGCGCCGAAATGGCCAAACAGGAAGGCGAGCTTTTCCTCGCTCAAAATAAATCTGAAGAAGGTGTGATTACCCTTCCCAGCGGACTTCAGTATAAAGTCCTGCGGGCTGGCAATGGCCCTTCACCCGGTCCCAACAACTTGGTGCGGGTGCATTATGAAGGGAGATTCCTTGACGAATCTGTATTCGACAGCTCATATGAAAGAGGAACACCTGCTGAGTTTCAGGTAACTCAGGTAATTGCCGGATGGACAGAAGCGCTTCAACTGATGAATGCCGGTGCCAAATGGCAACTGTATATTCCTTCAGATCTCGCCTATGGTCCAAACGGCTATCCACCCAAT
Proteins encoded in this region:
- a CDS encoding FKBP-type peptidyl-prolyl cis-trans isomerase, whose translation is MKRLFWLIAGILVIQSTGFAQKAPKLVTRADSISYALGMDIGKNLGQLDLDISPEMLYQGLSDVYKDVESPISAEGLQSCLMAFQQEAQASQQRKFMESAEMAKQEGELFLAQNKSEEGVITLPSGLQYKVLRAGNGPSPGPNNLVRVHYEGRFLDESVFDSSYERGTPAEFQVTQVIAGWTEALQLMNAGAKWQLYIPSDLAYGPNGYPPNIPPNSTLIFDVELLDFK